One Peromyscus eremicus chromosome 17, PerEre_H2_v1, whole genome shotgun sequence genomic window, GGGCATGCATACAGGAGTCACTGACAAAAGGATCCTGCTAGAAAATACACATTAATGCTTTTTAACCTGTTAGCAGTTAATGAGTTCAGGGAGATAAAGTGTATTGAGTAGTCTTTATTAATGATTCACATTCGGTTACTTTTTTCATTATCAGTTCTTCAGTTAATTAATTGAACAAGTATGATAAGCTATCTTCTGTTTGCTGTGGGAatctaaatgtaaaataaatacaaaatacactTGTGGTTTAATGAATACTCAATGAAGCATTTTTTCTGAGGTATTCCTTATGGTCTGGTTTTCTCCAagatctgtctttttatttccttaagaaTAGTCTGTTAAACCACACAATGGGATCTGTGAACTTGTGAGCCAAGTCCACCGCGAACCAGTGAACTTGCGTTTTAATTACATTAGACGTATTTTTTGATCTCATCGTACAATACCAATACAAAAGCACCCCCCATGCCTCTCAACACATTGGACCAGGCACCTTTGAAGAAAGCATTGGCTCCTTCGTCTTTTGCAATCTTCCTCCAGCAGTCAAGTGTCCCCGTATACATAATATCAGCTGTGGAGACAAATGTGGGTAAGGGTTCCTTTCTTCACAAAGACCTGCATGCACAGTATTGGTCATCAAGTCCCAGCCTTTGCAATAGTCCATGAGACATCTGCCCAGCCTAACTGTTATCTTCTAGCACCCCTATTCCTCACGCTCAAGATCAGTTAAGTAACAATCAAACACAACCCTTTTACACACTGTCAAGACTAAAATGGGAAGGCAATGTGGGGAAGGGGCGGTATATGCTGTGAATGACGTTTTATGGATGAACAAACTAGCCCTGGTCTCAGATTACACTGCCCAAGATTatgcaagaaaaattaaaaggtatGGCTGTTGAGTTATAAAAAATTCCCTCAcatttggtgttttcttttttttattttaatggcaGTTTTATGCTTTTACCTATGGAAGCTACACTATGAAAACAGACTGCTTCAGGCCACTTCTCATCCAGCTATTCCTCCTTCTCATTCACACTTCCAATAACTATAAGGGAGCACAAGGTACCAGTTTGAAGTGAACAGCTAATTCTTTGCCTTGCTTATGCACTCATGCTGTAGAAAAAAGAGGACCTGAGCTCTAGGTAATGCCAGATACCTAGGGCCAATTCTAAATACCTTATTTATATTCTTACAATctctttaataaaaaggaaaaaagaaattcccTGAAGGGAAAGCTCAGGGGGAAACTGGAGTGTCGGTTTCCTAAATCCTTATTGAGTAATTCTGCCATTCAACCTAGGAAAACGAGACCTCTGGGCACTCAAGAGTGCTCTCCAGGGGCAAACCCTAAGATTCACATCAGGAGGGTTCACGGCATGCTTACCCCCTTTCCGGCCAGACTGCATCATCATCCTACGACGCACAGTGTCGAAGGGATAGGACACCAGCCCTGCGACCGCCGTCACACTCTGGGCAATCATCCAGCTCACGATAATGTGCACATTCTTGGGGTCTGGCAACATCCCTGTGAGCAGAGCCAAGAAGCAAATGGCTatcggttttgtttttttgttttgttttgttttttttccctcatcgGCTTGGTAGAAAGCAGGTGGAGGGGAAGGCAAGGCTACTGACCCAACTCCACGTCCTACCCTTCCACAAGAACCAGCTTCTTCCCAGGAACCCTTACACGCCACCAGGTAGCCAACCAAAGATGGCTTCTGCTGTCCCTTTATCCAAGGAAGCTACAGCTCTGTTGACATGAAGTCCCCTTCTACTTCAACTAGACAGTTGTGTTGGGATAGCTCTGCAGCCTTTGGGTGGTAGCTCAAAGCCACAGTATTATCAGTAGAGGACACAGAGGCTCCTTTGGTTATTTCCCCACACTGTATCACATCACCTCCTCAGAACTCAGCTCAGAGACAGGAAAACCAACACAAAGGTCTTTGAGGAGCTATAGGTCACACAGaatcccctctccccaccccctccccacaatATCCACCTCAAAAGTCCCCCTCTCACCCTTGGCAGTGTCATAAACTCCAAAGTAGGCAGCTCTGTAGATGATGATGCCTTGGACGGAGACACTGAAACCCTGGTAGAGACCCTTCAGGCCATCAGACTTGAAGATCTTGGAGAGACAGTCGCCCAGCCCACTGAACTCACGCTGGGCAGATCCCTTGCCCACGTCGGCAGCCAGCCTGGTCCTAGCAAAGTCCAGCGGGTAGacgaagcagagagaggtggcaCCAGCTGCCCCACCGGATGCCAGGTTACCGGCAAAGTAGCGCCAGAACTGCTTATGCCGATCCACGCCCCCCAGGAAGATCTGCTTGTACTTGTCCTTGAAGGCGAAGTTGAGAGCTTGGGTGGGGAAGTACCGGATCACATTGGCCAGGTTACCCCTCCAGAAGGAGAGAAAGCCCTGCTCCTTGGGGATTCTCACGACACAATCAATGATGCCCTTGTACTGTTTCTCTGCACTGATCTGTTTGCTGGCATGCTGGACCTAGTTGGGGGCAGGGAAGGGTGGGTGACAGAGGACAGACAGGGTGAAGACAAGGGaagacatgagaaaaaaaaaaggtttgtacTCCCTcaattgcttgtttattttgtttatgttttgtttaaaGATACGATCATccaatgtagcccaggttggcttggtcAAAATCTCCTAGTAtttgcctcccaactgctgggatttcagatgtgcactaccatgcccagggccctcccatttccttccccttcctcttcacgAGGCAAAAGAAAACTTCAATGTTTTTAATGCATCAGGAAATCAAGCAGTAtcaaggaaatgtaaataaatgttaGTTATTTGGTTAGGCTAAAAAACAATCCAAATTTTATTCATTATCAGGGCatttgaggggggaaaaaaactaaaaaagtgaCCGAGTCATCTATCCATCAAATTTCCCTTGCAGGCTTATGGGAAATATAAATGGATAAAGAGCCTTTCCTCAGCTCCCCATGACAATTCTGCAGTTTCTCTCGAACGTCCCTTGCGGCGAGGCTGTCTGAGCAGTGGTAGGTGCTCTGATGTGAACAAGCTCACCAGGCTTTACAGCCTGAATAATTTCACGATTATCCAGGTAATCGATTATTGAGTTAATACTGCTGTGGCCAATCTGTCGCAGTATTTTGTTGTGTATTATTTAGACTCCCAAATGGCTATTCCCCAGTGAATAGCTTTTGCCTTCAGGATAGATCAGATGATGACGTTGCCCTTTGATGAACAGATAGGGAGAAAACGTTATGGAGACAGGATGGCTAAGGCAATCTGAATTTATCCTGAAAATTCCTTCAGAATTCCTGCCTCAGCGTCTCCATCCGTGCAATACGGGCAAAGAATTCGTAATAAAAGATGAATGAAATCAACGTTGGGCTATAGCGCAGGGCACGCGACACAGTGTGATCCCCAGTCAATGACTGATCTGATGCTTCTATTGTAAAAGGTGGGGGCAGATAAGAAGGTGCAAAGGATGCCGCCGAAGGGTGAGGCCGGCCTAAGAGGCCTTGGGTGGAACGCCGCTGCAGTAACCAGGCTCAGGATCTGGCTCGAGGTAGACCAGCTTCGGGTGGGTTTCCATATATAGACACCCCAACGCGGGTGCCACCCGACACCAGGAATCTGTCACTGACGCCGGACCTGTATCTGCGTAGAGGGCACCTTCCCCTTCGTGTAGGCCCCGGGCTTGGGGCCTAGCACAGATTTTTTTGCCGCAgcgccgcgcgcgcgcgcgcgcccacACCGCAGCATCCCCGCGCCCCGCCCGCATCCCCGCGCCCTGCCGCGCCCCGCCCGCATCCTCGCCGCCCGCGCCACCAAGCCGTCCTTACCTGCAGCAGCAGTTTGACCCTCTCGATCGGGGCGACCGCGGTCTTGGAGACGGCGGCGGCGATGCCACCTGCCAGGAAGTCCTTAAGGAAGCTCAAAGCCTGATCCCCCATGCTGACAGCCGGGCGCACACAGCCTGCAAGGAGCCGCTCTCTCGCTCTTGCCTACGCCCAGCCAGGCACCGCCACCTCGTCTCCGTCCCTGCGCGACGCTAAGGGGCCGCCCGCCTGACCGCAGCCCTCCTTATATCCCCGGCTCGGCGTCTCGCGAGAGGAGGAGGGACCCCGGCAAGCGCGCAGCGCGCATTGGCTGGGCAGGTGTCTGGACAGCCCCTCTCCATCCCCCCTCCTTTGCAGAGGGCATTGGGGGCGAAGACACTTCCGGGAGCTAGGGCTGGGTTGGGGGGCTGTGCCTGCAGCTTGGGACATTTAAAGGGCAAATTCATGTTATCTGTCCCAGCCAGCCCAGGGAACACCGTGTCACTGCCGCATGTGGGCCGTTGTATTTATAGCTCAAGAGGGTTTAGCCTGGGGCCGAGCTGGGGACCGAGAGGGGGCCCGATGCCTCAAGCGAAGCTCTCTTTGACCTCGATTCTGCACGATCGTGCTCCTGGCGGAGAGATTTCAGGCTGCCACCCCTTCCTCCTTGTCAGGGCGTTCCCAACTAGAGCTCGCTGCCTGGATTCGGTCCTCTGCAGAGCTCTGCGTTCCTGCAAAGAAATTATGCTCCTCCCAAATGCATACTAACATCTTTCTATGCCGCGATTGCCTCATAATGTCGGGAAAGCTCCTGTCTCCGACTTCCCTCCATTCAATCCCTGAACCATTCCATCTGTTAGGAAATATTTATGCAGCCGGCACTCGGCGCCATCAGAAAAAAGCGGAAAGCAGGGCCGCTAGGTGGATACTGGTTTTGGCAATGAATGTGGATGTGTGACTTTTCTGTTAACTCAGCCTGTCACACCTACACCAAACCAAGACACTCCTTCATTAGCCTCTCATCCATCTCTCAGCTCCCGGGATTCTCTTGTAGACAGAACTCTGAAGGGCTTTGAAGGAGCGCTCTGCTGTTAATGGAATCTCAACCATATTCTGAGCAGAACGGTTCCAGTTGGCTGGCTGCTTCCTGAGGATTAGAGCCCTCAGCCTTTCGGGAAGGTCGAATCCTTGGCTGTGTTTGCTTCTGTAATAGGCAGCTTGAGGCTGGGGAGCCCAGACACTATCTAATCCCGGGAAAGTGAttgcaattaattttttaaatatatggctGTGCAATTTAGTTTCCTTTACCTCGTTTCTAAGGCAGTTCAAATATAACCATGCAGATTTTTTCCATACTGCTGTCTCTTCCTCAAGAATAAGTGcaattagttgtttttttttttgttttttttttttttttttaactccaagCCCCTTACTTTGTTCTTTTCCCACAGCTGCTAATCTACCTTTGGACATTTACAAGGCTTAttcatcttttttaaatgtttagtgATCCATGCGGACTCCATGGTAGGTGTTGATTGAGATGCAGCTGTGTGTCACTCAGTCCTAAGACTTAGTAGAACAGAGGTCATTAGCAGGATGTCAGGAGCACAGGTGATGTATTTATTTGCAGTTGGGGCCGGTTAGAGTTGGTGAAACAAGGTGAACACTATGAAGGCTAGGACTTGTTACAATGTTGCTAGAGGTCAAAGAAGACGGAGACATTTTGACAAACACAAAACGCATCTATGTGTTCCTTTAACAGACACTAGCTGAGCAATCACTGTGTACCAGGAAATGTGGGCCTCTAAAGGCAACACAAGCAGAACCCTGGGCCACCTCCAAGGACCTTGCCGTTCAGTGCCTTGGTCAGTTTCACACAGCGATTTCCATGGACGATATAATCCACATATTAGTCGTAATTATAATTGTGTATCTACTGCCTTCTGTTCTATCAATACTGAGCAGTAACTGAAGCCATTTTTCTTTTGGATATGTATTAGAGctgttgcttatttatttttatgatatacatatgattttttccatttattaagGGTGAAAGCAAGTTTGCaacctatttttcttttatggaaagatagattttttttttcatacaatatattctgaacaTGGTTTCTCCTcttactcttcccagttcctccctactcccatccagatccacaccctctctgtctttctttagaaACCGGTCATgtaaggactaatataaaaatgagctaaaaacaagcaaatatgaacaggacaaaacaaaccgaaaaagagccaaagaaaaagcacaagaaacagatagagacacagaaacaTCCATGTTTATActcacaggaatcccataaaaacacaaaaccagaagccgtAATATaattgaatggaaaaaaaaggaaataagaaaggaagaccTGGCTGCTCCTGGGTACAGTGGAGGAGAAAGTTCATTGTAGATAAAAGgcagagcatagccagaggcagggacatctggagGAGTCCAGACTCTGAgctgagccatgtgaggagagggagaagggaggaggggagagccaGACCAAGAGTTCACGAGGGTGAAGGGTAGACGGAAAAAGGtccaggtaaccaaaatggcgGGATTATATAAGGAAGGCAGCTGGGGGAAGAGCAGCCCAGCCCGGGGATGGAGACGTTTAGGGTAGCAGGCAGGATATGCCAGTCAGAaagaccctgtaacaggtaggaacTTTGGGGTGTTGGGAGAACCTGGCGGCTTTGATAGGTACCTCAGCCATTTGCTCCTGGTTTGAAACTTAACAGTAATATTCAAAGGACCTTtaaggttaaaaaagaaaagaaaagaatgcccTGAtttaacattatgagacaaaaaaaacaaaacaaaacaacaacaaaaaccaaactgcCCCCCCCCAAGATCCTGCTGAGTTCGtcttctgttggccatctactgctaagCATGTGGCCTACCCTTAAGcatggtttgtttccccagtgaggctCCCTTGCAGGAAACTAACTTTCtgtttgcaagtggttatcagttggagatagcttctcgGTTAGGGATGGGAGTGTGTCCCCACTTTTCCTTTCAGATCTAGGACCacacctggtgcagacccatgcaggccctgccTCGGTATCTGGGAGTTCATATCTGCATTGATCCTGTTGATTTCAAGGGCgttgtttccttggagtcctccatgccccctggctcttacattctttctgcttcctctttggaATTGTTCCTCGAgcgctgggggtggggtggatttgatggagacattccatttagggctgagtgttcctaggtctctcactctctgcctatTTTCTGGCTTGGGTCTCtgaatttgttcccatctactgtagGAAGAAGCGTCTCTGATGATGACCGAGCCAGGCATGAATCTGTGAGTAAAGCAGAATGTTGTTAGCAGAATAAGTTGTATTTGGTCTTCCAAGTCCCTGGCGGATCAAGTCTCAGGTCCTTGGTCACGCATGCAGCATCAGGGATGGGTCCCATTTCCTGGAgcgggccttaagtcaaatcacatTTTGCTTGGTGACTCCCAcagctctgtgccaccattgcattagcatatcttgcaggcgggacaccactgtagatcaaagggttttgTAGTTGAGTTGGTGGTTACCTGCAGTAGTATGCAGAGTACTTTCTGGTACCGTGAACACTAGTCTGTAGAGAGGAAAGCTCTAGATAGGCACCAGCTTAAAAGAGATGTTGCTTATTTGTATTGTGAAAAAGAATgttgcaaagaaagaaaaaaagaaagaaagaatgttgCTATTGAAACACTCTTGCAAACCtctgctttctttgtttccttctcaAAGGATCACGAAATAGAATCGATACATTGAGTATTTGAAAGGTTTTGTAGTTCCACTATGTATTCAACAATTATTCTTGGGCCACTTAAATCGCTCAGGAGGtcaaggcacctgctgccaagcctgatgacctgagtttgatccctacgCCCAACAGGATGGAA contains:
- the Slc25a4 gene encoding ADP/ATP translocase 1, yielding MGDQALSFLKDFLAGGIAAAVSKTAVAPIERVKLLLQVQHASKQISAEKQYKGIIDCVVRIPKEQGFLSFWRGNLANVIRYFPTQALNFAFKDKYKQIFLGGVDRHKQFWRYFAGNLASGGAAGATSLCFVYPLDFARTRLAADVGKGSAQREFSGLGDCLSKIFKSDGLKGLYQGFSVSVQGIIIYRAAYFGVYDTAKGMLPDPKNVHIIVSWMIAQSVTAVAGLVSYPFDTVRRRMMMQSGRKGADIMYTGTLDCWRKIAKDEGANAFFKGAWSNVLRGMGGAFVLVLYDEIKKYV